The following proteins are encoded in a genomic region of Hydra vulgaris chromosome 05, alternate assembly HydraT2T_AEP:
- the LOC136080736 gene encoding uncharacterized protein LOC136080736 isoform X2: MESFKEIPTLLSEEKYSYENIKLVSCRLISENISTKDHLKTNQKDDDQDVLNEGKHQFLKKTQVKIVMGSNFNKSLKEYTFPRLFSLLQFGASSGCTIFEKTNIDNFHSYGKTLLFKAIEIQALQCVKVLMKNTYIKNNIIRAAFGYIMQKYGDQEIEVIKSMYDRLKKNSQKAETLNYLHKLCYAREDVTVIKVAKMLLENEDINSTDLHERTPLMLAVLTKNRIWLKFCLKIKQM, encoded by the exons ATGG AATCTTTTAAGGAAATTCCAACACTTCTGAGCGAAGAAAAATACTCGTACGAAAATATTAAATTGGTTTCTTGCAGACTCATCAGTGAAAATATTTCAAcgaaagatcatttaaaaacaaatcaaaaagatGATGACCAAGATGTCCTGAATGAGGGAAaacatcagtttttaaaaaaaactcaagtaAAAATAGTTATGGGGAGTAATTTCAATAAATCGCTCAAGGAATATACTTTCCCGAGGTTATTCAG tttattacaATTTGGTGCATCATCGGGCTgtacaatatttgaaaaaaccaacATCGATAATTTTCATAGTTATGGAAAAACGTTGTTATTCAAG gcTATTGAAATTCAAGCATTACAATGCGTAAAAGTTTTGATGAAGAACACCTAcatcaaaaacaatataattcgGGCTGCATTCGGTTATATTATGCAGAAGTACGGCGATCAAGAAATAGAGgtaataaaaagtatgtatgatcgtttaaaaaaaaattcacagaAAGCAGAgactttaaattatttgcataaGTTATGTTATGCAAGAGAAGATGTCACCGTGATCAAAGTAGCAAAAATGCTGCTCGAAAACGAAGATATAAATAGTACAGATTTACATGAAAG aaCACCTCTGATGCTCGCTGTGCTGACAAAAAACAGGATTTGGTTGaagttttgcttaaaaataaagCAGATGTAA
- the LOC136080736 gene encoding uncharacterized protein LOC136080736 isoform X1, whose amino-acid sequence MFDMKIIKLLHSSKGTYSLVKEKSFLSKFIRLKKKYYDLESFKEIPTLLSEEKYSYENIKLVSCRLISENISTKDHLKTNQKDDDQDVLNEGKHQFLKKTQVKIVMGSNFNKSLKEYTFPRLFSLLQFGASSGCTIFEKTNIDNFHSYGKTLLFKAIEIQALQCVKVLMKNTYIKNNIIRAAFGYIMQKYGDQEIEVIKSMYDRLKKNSQKAETLNYLHKLCYAREDVTVIKVAKMLLENEDINSTDLHERTPLMLAVLTKNRIWLKFCLKIKQM is encoded by the exons atgtttgacatgaaaataataaaacttttgcaTTCTTCAAAAGGAACGTACTCTTTAGTCAaagaaaagtcttttttatcaaaattcattcggttaaaaaagaaatattatgaTTTAGAATCTTTTAAGGAAATTCCAACACTTCTGAGCGAAGAAAAATACTCGTACGAAAATATTAAATTGGTTTCTTGCAGACTCATCAGTGAAAATATTTCAAcgaaagatcatttaaaaacaaatcaaaaagatGATGACCAAGATGTCCTGAATGAGGGAAaacatcagtttttaaaaaaaactcaagtaAAAATAGTTATGGGGAGTAATTTCAATAAATCGCTCAAGGAATATACTTTCCCGAGGTTATTCAG tttattacaATTTGGTGCATCATCGGGCTgtacaatatttgaaaaaaccaacATCGATAATTTTCATAGTTATGGAAAAACGTTGTTATTCAAG gcTATTGAAATTCAAGCATTACAATGCGTAAAAGTTTTGATGAAGAACACCTAcatcaaaaacaatataattcgGGCTGCATTCGGTTATATTATGCAGAAGTACGGCGATCAAGAAATAGAGgtaataaaaagtatgtatgatcgtttaaaaaaaaattcacagaAAGCAGAgactttaaattatttgcataaGTTATGTTATGCAAGAGAAGATGTCACCGTGATCAAAGTAGCAAAAATGCTGCTCGAAAACGAAGATATAAATAGTACAGATTTACATGAAAG aaCACCTCTGATGCTCGCTGTGCTGACAAAAAACAGGATTTGGTTGaagttttgcttaaaaataaagCAGATGTAA